The Maridesulfovibrio sp. genomic sequence CCCTACATCTTTGATCTCGGTGAGGAATGGATAAGATGGACCGGCCTGCCGTTTATCTTCGGTATCTGGACCGTACGCCGCGATGCTGCTGAACGCGAAGACGTAAAACAGGCCATACGAGATCTGATCAGGGCCAAAAAATGGGGCCAAGCCAATATTGAAAAAATCTGCGAAATGACCGCCGACAAGACGATGCTCAATATGGAAGAAAGCCGTTCATACTATGACGGACTTGTATATGATTTAGGCAAAACAGAAATCGAAGGTCTTAAAGTTTTCGCGAAATATCTGGTTAAGACCGGACAAATAAATCATATTCCTGAACTCGAATTTATTGAAATATAATAAAATCCACTATGGAAAATCAAGGTTCCGGGAAGCCCATGCAAAAATTATCTCAAATTGATTCTAAATATTTTTTAAGTTAGCTGATGCTGAATTTAAAATAGCCCCACAATAAAGGCCTTAATATCATTAAAGATATTAAGGCCTTTATTAATAAATACTTACAAAACTAACTGCAAAACGCAGCCAAGAATTTTGGGAATCTTAAAAAAGTATCAATAGGATTTTAAGCACTGTCAGAGCCGCTGAAACCTATCCTGCAAGCTGCTTAACGTGTTCAATAAAATAACGCACAGCAGGGAAAAATTCTCGTCCCTGCAGATGTGCAAGATAGAAGCTTCTTTCCAGATTCAAAGGCAGGTCCTTGATATGAACAAGCTCCCCGGAATCGATAAGTGACTGTGCCGCAAGCCTTGAAGTTACGCTTACCCCAAGCCCAGCCCTAACACACTGAACTACAGCCTGAGTGGATTCTACCCAGACAGTTACATTCAGTTCACGTACGCTGGTACCCATTTCAGTCAAGCCGGCTTCAAGCGCTTTGCGGGTGCCAGAACCGCCTTCACGCATAACCCATGGCAGCTCGGCCAGATGCTGGATATCATCAATACCGTCATAGTTGCGCACAAGCACAGGAGGAGCAACGATAACAAGCTCATCCCTCATGATGGGGACAAACTCGATATTTGGTACATCGACAGTTGCACCCACAACACCGAGAATTAGCTCACCACTGCGAACTTTTTCGAGTATTTCAGTCGTATCACCAACAGAAAGATGAACACTGACATCAGGATATTTTTTGCAATAGTTGTATAAAAGATCAGGCAAAAGATAGTGCGATGGAATCGTACTACCACCGATCTCCAGATCGCCAACTACTTTATCACGCAGGATATTTATTTCATTTTCGGCTTTACCTATCAGATGGTAAATATCCTTTGCATTACGGTAAAGAACTTCGCCGGCCTGCGTTGCCATAATAGACCGCCCCAAACGATCAAACAAGTGAACGCCAAGCTCTTCTTCAAGGGTAGAAATATGAGCACTGATAGTTGGCTGAGAAAGAAATAGTTCTTTGCCTGCCTTAGAAAAACTTTTTAATTCATAAACTTTGCAGAAAGCTTCGAGTCGACGTAAATCCATGTAATCTCTCGTATCGAAAATATCTATATGTAATTATAAAAAAAAGGGACGGAATGACTTCCGCCCCTTTGAATAAGCATTGATTTATGCTTCCTGAGCTTCTTCAGCAGGTGCTGCTGCTTCAACAGAAGCTTCAGCACGTTTGGTAAGCTCGATGATGCACATAGGAGCGCAATCACCCTTACGGGGATCAGCGAGCTTGATGATGCGTGTGTAACCACCACCGCCGCCAACATAGCGGGGTCCGATTTCATCGAAGAGCCTCTTAACAAGACCATGGTTCTCAAGAGTCTTGTATGCAAGACGTCTGGAGTGGAGATCATTGCGAAGGGCAAGGGTGATCAGCTTTTCACAGGAGCTTCTCAGTTCCTTTGCCTTGGGCTCTGTGGTACGGATATGTTCGTAGGTCAGCAGGGAGCGAACCATGTTTTTCAGCATGGCTTTCCTGTGAGAATTGCTCCTGTTGAACTTTCTTCCGGACTTTTTATGCCTCATTTTTCTCTTTCCTCTTCAGCCATTCCTGATGCTTTTTATCGAAATCCTCGAGGATCATACCGAACTTGAGATCCATGCTGTCAAGAACACGACGGATTTCGTCGAGAGACTTACGTCCGAAGTTCTTGGTTTTAAGCATGGCCTGTTCAGTGCGCTGCACAAGTTCACCAACAATACGGATGTTGGCAGCCTTGAGGCAGTTTGTAGCACGAACGGACAGTTCGAGTTCATCGATGCTCTTGAACAGATTCGGGTTAAGATCGAGGTCGCTTTCTTTGGACTCTTCCTGCTCGGATCCCATTTCATCAAAATTGATGAATACGGAGAGCTGATCCTTGAGGATTTTTGCACTGTAGGCAATTGCATCCTCAGGGGTAACGGAACCGTCAGTGAAAACTTCGAGGATAAGTTTGTCATAGTTGGTCATCTGACCGACACGGGCCTGCTCCACACTGTAAGCAACCTTACGAATGGGAGAGAAGCTTGAGTCGAGCACAATATGACCGATCTCATTGACAAGACCATCGTGCATGTCAGCAGGAACATAGCCCTTGCCCATGCGGATCTCGAAAGTCATCTCCATGTCCATCTTCTCAGACAGAGTCGCAATAATCTGCTCAGGATTGAGGACTTTGACGTTCTGGTTTTCCTGAATATCAGCTGCGGTGACGACGCCCTGTTTGTTTACCCTGAGGGTAAGAAACTGGGGTTCATCTGTAGTCATTGCGAATCTGATCTGCTTGATGTTCAGAACAATCTCAGTCACATCTTCCATCACACCTTCAATAGTGGTGAATTCGTGCTGAACTCCTTCGATCTTTACAGCAACCGCGGCAGCTCCCTGCATTGAGGAGAGCAGCACTCTCCGAAGAGAGTTACCGATGGTTGTTCCAAATCCGCGCTCAAGGGGTTCACAAATGAACTTACCGTAAAGCTCGTTAGACTTGGGGTCACGCACAAGCTGTTCCGGCTTAACCAGCTCGGCCCAGTTGCGGGTGTTGATGAGTTTGTCACCGTCTTGAATAAGCATGCACTAATCCTTCTTATTTGGAGTACAGCTCGACAATCAGCTGTTCGTTGATAGGGAACTGGATATCTTCCCTAGTCGGCATCGCTTTAACTTCACCTTTAAATTTTGCGCCATCGGATTCAAGCCACTCAGGGCAACCGCGACGGGCAATAACTTCCTGTGCTTCAGTAATCACGGGGATTTTACGGGATTCTTCACGAACCTCGATTACATCACCGGGCTTAACGTGCATAGAAGGAACATTAACACGTCTGCCGTTTTTGGTGAAGATGCCGTGTTTCACGAGCTGGCGAGCCTGCGCACGGGAGTTGGCAAAACCAAGACGGTAAACAGTATTATCAAGGCGGGTCTCAAGAAGCATGAGCAGGTTCGCACCGGTAACACCCTTCATGGAATCAGCACGCTTGAAATAGCTGCGGAACTGGCCTTCCAGGACACCGTACATGCGACGCACTTTCTGCTTCTCACGAAGCTGAATAGCGTAGTCACTCATTTTCTTTCTCATGCGACCGGCAATACCGGGAGCATAAGGACGACGTTCATAAGAACACTTATCAGTAAAGCAGCGGTCGCCTTTAATGAAAAGCTTTTCGCCTTCTCGGCGGCACAGTCTGCATTTTGCTTTAGTATATCTGGCCAAGGTTATTACTCCTTCGAAATTAGACCCTGCGACGTTTCGGCGGACGACAGCCGTTGTGCGGGATGGGTGTTATATCGCGAATGAAGTTAACCTTCATACCGACGTTACCGATTGCGCGCATAGCTGCTTCACGACCGGAGCCGGGGCCTTTGACAAAAATACCAACAGTACGCATACCCTGATCCTGAGCTTTTCTGGCAGCGGTTTCAGCAGCAACCTGTGCAGCAAAGGGAGTAGATTTTCTGGATCCCTTGAAACCGGAAGCACCGGAAGTAGCCCAGCTGATTACGTTACCTTTCAGATCAGTGAAGGTAATGATGGTATTATTGAATGTTGCTTTTACGTGAGCGATGCCCACGGGAACATTCTTTTTCTCTTTTTTCTTGCCGGAACGGCGAGGTCTAGCCATACCATTCTCTCCAGAATGAATTTATATCAGCAGCACGAAGACCTTATCATGGTCTGACAACTGCGGATTGAATTATTTCTTCTTTCTGCTCATGACAGAGCGACGGGGACCTTTGCGAGTTCTTGCGTTGGTCTTAGAGCTCTGACCGCGCACGGGCAATCCGCGACGGTGACGCAGTCCGCGGTAACATCCGATATCCATCAGACGCTTAATGTCAGCAATCTGATCGCGGCGAAGGTCACCTTCAACTTTGTAATTATCTTCAAGTTCCTTACGGATGGTGTTCACCTGCTCGCCACTGAGATCGTCAGTTTTGAGTGTCCAGTCAATACCAACAGTATCAAGAATCTTGAGAGCGGTAGTCCGACCTACACCGTAGATGTAAGTCAGTGCAATATCCAAACGCTTATTTTTCGGAAGGTCTACTCCAGCGATACGAGCCACAGTTATACCTCTCTATCCTTGACGCTGTTTGTGTCTGGGGTTGTCACAAATAACCCTCAGAACACCCTTGCGTCTGATTACTTTGCATTTGGGACAAATCTTCTTAACAGATGGTCTTACTTTCATGACCGTCTCCAAATAATGCAGTTAAACAGTTTCAACAGTCGGGAGCTAGCCGACTGTGGGCCTAATGCCTCAGCTACCCACTGAAGGGTAACCGTACCATGCCAGTCTTTCGTTGCCGCGAAATTCAAGACGTGTACTCTACAGAATGATTTTAAAAAAATCAACCCCTCTGGAGTACCTAAAAATAATTTATGACAGGCTCAAAATCTGAGGCCCGTCCGCAGTAATGGCAATGGTGTGCTCGAAATGGGCGGACAGCTTCCCGTCCTTGGTCACAGCGGTCCAATTGTCATCGAGAATCTCGATATCGTGAGAACCTTCGGTCACCATCGGTTCGATGGCGAGGACCATTCCCGTTCTAAGCTGCACACCTGGAAGACCCGAGGGTACAAAGTTGGGTACTTCAGGTTTTTCATGAAGGTTTCGCCCGATGCCGTGCCCCACAAAACGGCGCACAACTCCGAACCCTGCTCCTTCAGCATATTCCTGAACTGCCCGGGAAATATCATAAAGACTGTTACCAGGCAATGCCTGTTTGATACCGAGCATAAGAGATTCACGGGTAACATCAAGGAGCTTACGGGTAGAGTCAGCAATAGCACCTACCGGGTAAGTACGGGCTGAGTCCCCATAAAATCCCTGATAAATAACACCCATATCAATGCTGACTATATCACCTTCTTCAAGAACTCTTTTCTCAGAAGGAAATCCGTGAACAATTTCCTCGTTCACAGAGCAGCAAAGGGCGAATGGAAATCCGTGGTAACCTTTAAAAGCCGGTTTAACCCCGAAACCTTCGCAGGCTTGGCAGGCTGCTTCTTCAAGGCTCATGGTCGTAATCCCCGGCTTGATAGCCTCGCCCAACATATCCAGTATGGTAGAAACAAGACGATTGGCCTCACGCATGAGGCCAATCTCCTTGTCATTTTTGAGGTAGATACCTCTGTACTTTTTCAAAGCAATTACCTGCCTTTGATCTTACTGCCCTTACCCATGAGTCCCTCATACTGACGGGAAATCATGTAGGATTCAATCTTACCCATAAAGTCCATGGCTACACCGACAACGATGAGCAGTGCGGTTCCACCAAAGTAGAAAGGCACGTTGAACTGAGCGATCAGAATCATAGGCAGTACGCAGATAGCTGCTACGTACAGAGATCCCCAGAGAGTGATCCTGGTCAGAATACGGTCAATGTATTCACGTGTTCTGTTACCGGGACGAATACCGGGAATAAAACCACCCTGTTTCTGAATATTCTCTGCTATTCCTTTGGGATCAAACATGATCGCAGTGTAAAAATAACAGAAGAATATAATCAGGGCGACGTATACAAGGTTATATACGATGGAAGACGGAGCGAAGTACGCAGAGAACTTGGAAAGAATCTCATTGTTCGAAAAACTGGCCAAGGTTGCTGGGAACATCAGGATACTGGATGCAAAGATGGGGGGAATAACACCGGCGGTGTTAATTCGCAGGGGCAGATGTGTGGTCTGTCCGCCCATCATTTTACGTCCCATCATGCGCTTGGCATAATGGATTGGAATCCTGCGCTGTCCACGCTCCATATATACGATAAAAGCGAGAATGGCGACCATAAATGCCAAAACAAAAAGAAGCAGGAAAAGTGTAATCTCACCAGCCTGCATCAATCTGAAAGTATTGAAAATAGCGGCGGGAAGTCCTGCCACAATACCGGCAAAAATGATCATAGAGATACCGTTACCAATGCCTTTCTCGGTCATTTGCTCACCGAGCCACATCAGAAAAACAGTACCTGCTGTCAGAGTCAGGATGGTTATTCCGCGGAAAGCCCATCCTGCATGCAGTACAACAGGGGCACCGGTAGGACTGGTCATACTTTCCAGCCCGACAGCGATGCCGAAACCCTGAACTAATGTAATCAGTACAGTGCCGTATCTGGTGTACTGTGTAATCTTCTTGCGTCCCTGAGCCCCTTCTTCCTGAAGCCGTTTAATGGTGGGACTGACCACACCTAGAAGTTGAACGATAATAGACGCGGATATATAGGGCATGATCCCTAACGCGAATATGGACAAGTTACGCAACCCGCCGCCTGAGAACATGTCAAAAAGGCCGAAGAGAGTGTTGGAAACACTCTCAAAAAAATCGGCCAATGCTGAGCTGTCTACGCCCGGGACCGGGATATGAATCCCGATCCGGTAGACAGCCAGAAGAAGAAAAGTCCAAAGGAGCTTTTTCTTCAGTTCCGGCAGTCGGGAAAGATTATCAACTCCAGACAATGCCACGTTTTATCCTTCCAGGGCTTTGGCAGTACCACCTGCCTTTGTGATCTTTTCAGTCGCAGATGCGCTGAAGCGGTGTGCTTCGATGGTTACGGCAGCACCAACTTCACCCATACCGAGGACTTTAACGAGTGCACCTTTTTTGCAAAGGCCTTTTTCGTAAATGTCTTCAAGGGAGATTTCGGTTTTACCTTCGAAGGCGCCAAGAATCTGACCTACGTTGAGAGCTACGTACTCTTCGCGGAAAGGATTCTTGAAACCGCGCTTAGGCAGACGACGAGCCAGAGGCATCTGACCGCCTTCAAACCAGGCAGGGACACCGCCGCCGGAGCGAGCATTCTGTCCTTTATGACCCTTGCCGGAGGTTCCACCCCAGCCGGAGCCGCCGCCGCGACCTACGCGCTTGCGATTTTTACGTTCCTCTTCGAACGGATATATTTCGTGCAGCCTCATGATTCAGTTACCTCCACAAGGTGCTCAACTTTTTTGATCATCCCTCTGATGACGGGAGAATCTTCAAAGCTTTTTTCCTGTCTGATCTTGCGCAGTCCCAGTGCCTTAACAGTGGCACGCTGTTTGGGATTGCAGCCGATCATGCTGCGTACGAGTTTTACCTTAAGCATAACTATGTCCTCCTACTTTCTGGGAGTCACAACTGTCTTCCCGCGAAGCTGACCAACTTCTTCAGCACTGCGAAGGGAAGCAAGTCCGGCGATAGTCGCGCGAAGGACGTTATGCGGGTTGTTGGTGCCGATAGCCTTAGTAAGGATATCGTGTACGCCTACAACTTCAAGTACCGCACGCACAGGACCACCGGCGATGATACCGGTACCCTTGGAGGCGGGCTTGAGCATTACGCGTCCTGCACCGTAACGGCCGAGAACTTCGTAAGGGAGAGTTCCGTCCAGCAAAGGAACGGAGATCATTTCTTTGCGAGCTTTCTCAGAAGCTTTTCTGATAGCTTCAGGAACCTCGTTTGCCTTACCAAGTCCGAAACCGACCTGACCTTTACCGTCACCTACCACAACCAGGGCGCTGAAGGAAAACCTTCTACCACCCTTAACAACTTTAGCTACTCGGTTGAGGTAAACGATTTTTTCAATCAGACCCAGATCATTCTGTTCCATGGATATTCCCATAAGTTTAGAATTTCAGGCCACCCTCACGAGCGCCGTCTGCCAGGGCCTTGACCCTGCCGTGATAGATATAACCGCTACGGTCGAAAACAACTGTTTCGATCTTGAGTTCCTTAGCCTTTGCAGCAATGTCTTTACCGACCTGAGCTGCAGTCTCGCAGGTAAGCTTAAGAGCTTCACCGTCTTTGGCGAGGGCTTTGGAAGAAGAAGCGGTCACGGTTTTGCCAATCAGATCATCCACGAGCTGAGCGTAGATGTGCTTATTTGAACGGAATACAACAAGACGCGGGCGAGCTGCAGTACCGCTGATTTTTTTGCGGATGCGGATCTTTTTACGCTGTCTTGCCTGTTCTTTAGTCATTTTCATGGCTTTACCCTACTATTTACCGGACTTACCGGCTTTACGTCTGATCTGTTCATCGATGTACTTGACGCCCTTGCCTTTATAAGGCTCCGGCGGACGTACACGACGCAGCTGCGCTGCAACTTCACCGACCAACTGCTTGTCTACGCCGCTGATGGTGAGCTTTGTGTTGCCTTCTGCGCTAGCTTCAATTCCAGCAGGCAGTTCATAGTTAACGGGGTGGGAGAAACCAACGTTAAGAACGATGTTTTTACCCTGTACGCTAACCTTGTAACCAACACCGACTACTTCCAAAGTCTTGGAGAAGCCTTTGGAGACTCCTTCAATGCAGTTGGAAAGCAGGGAACGGTGCAGGCCGTGCTGAGCACGTTCCTGACGGGAATCGCCAGACCTCTTCACCTCGACCACATTATCAGCAACGGAAAAGCTGACCATGGGGTGTACCGGGGTGGTGATGGTGCCTTTGGGTCCCTTTACGGAAACCACATCTGCACCAACAGTTACTTCCACTCCGGAAGGTATATCAATAGGTTTTTTTCCAATTCTGGACATAATAAAACCTCTCTACCAGATTTCGCACAAGAGTTCGCCGCCAACGTTAAGCTCTTTAGCTTTAACGCCGTCAACTACGCCCTTTGAAGTGGAAAGTATGCAAATCCCAAGTCCGTTGAGGACTGAGGGAATATCTTCAACGCCTACAAACACGCGACGACCGGGTGTGCTGATTTTTTTCATGCCACTAATAAGGGCTTTTCCATCAACATACTTGAGGGTGACGTTAATTTCGTTATCTTCAGCAGTGAAGTCAACGATATAACCTTCATCCTTGAGAATCCCGGCGATAGCTGTTTTGATCTTGGACCCGGGAATGGACACGGACTTATGATAAGCACCGTGAGCATTGCGAATGCGGGTCAGCATATCGGCGATAGGATCGACAACAGGCATTTTAAACTCCTTATATTACCAGCTGGCTTTACGCACGCCGGGAAGTTCACCCGCAAGGGCCTTTTCCCTGAAGCAGATACGGCAGATGCCATATTTGCGCAGGAATGCACGAGGACGACCGCAGATGGGACATCTGTTATATTCGCGCACTTTGAACTTAGGCTTACGTTTCGCCTTAACTTTTAAAGCTGTCCTGGCCAAAACGATATCCTCCTATTTCTTGAAGGGCATTCCAAGAAGCTCGAGGAGCATCTTGCCTTCTTTATCAGTTTTAGCGGAGGTGACGATAGTCACGTTCATCCCTTTAGTAATCTCGATTTTATCGAGCTGAATCTCAGGAAAGATAGTCAGTTCCTTGATTCCGAGGGTGAAGTTGCCGCGTCCATCGAAGCCTTTGTCAGGAATTCCGCGGAAGTCGCGAACACGAGGAAGTGCAAAGCTGATCAGCTTATCCAGGAAGTCCCACATGAGATCTCTGCGAAGAGTTACACGGGAACCTACAGGCATTCCTTCGCGCAGCTTAAAAGCTGCAATTGACTTTTTCGCTCTGGTGACAACTGCGCGCTGACCTGCAATAGCAGTCAGTTCTTCAACAGCACCGTCGATGAGCTTAGCGTTCTGGCTTGCTTCACCGAGTCCGATGTTCAGAGAGATTGCCTTTATACCGGGAATCTCCATCGAACTCTTGTACCCGAACTCTTTGTTAAGAGCCGGGGCGACCTTGTCCGTATATATTTTTTCGAGACGTGTCATCGCAAAACCCTAGTCGATGATTTCGTTACATTTTTTACAAAAACGGATGTTTTTTCCGTCTTCGGTCTCACGTACGCCAACTCGGGTTGCTTTAGTGCAAGCGGGGCACACAACCTGAATGTTGGAGATGTGAATAGGGGCTTCTTTCTCAACGATTCCGCCGGGCTGGTTTGCATAAGGGTTCGGCTTGGTGTGCCTGGAAACCATATTAACCTGCTCTACAAGGACAGTGTCCTTCTTGCGGTTGATCTTGAGGACCTTACCGATCTTCCCCTTATCCTTGCCGGCGATGACCATTACTTTGTCATCAACATGTATCTTGTTCATGCCGTTTACCTTCTTGTGATAAGGATTACAGAACCTCGGGAGCGAGAGAAACGATCTTCATGAAGCCTGCGCCTCTGAGTTCTCTTGCTACGGGCCCGAAGATACGGGTCCCTACCGGGTCCATGGAGTTGTTCAGAAGAACGGCAGAGTTATTGTCGAACTTGATGTAGGAACCGTCAGGACGACCAATTTCTTTTTTGGTACGAACAACAACTGCCTTCATCACAGCGCCCTTCTTCACTTTGGAATGGGGCATCGCTTCCTTAACGGAAACCACAATAATGTCTCCGACACTGGCGTAGCGTCTCTTGGAACCGCCAAGTACCTTGATGCAAGATACTTTTTTGGCACCAGAGTTATCTGCTACGTCAAGTTTAGATTCTACCTGAATCATAGCTAATACCCCTAAACTGCTTTTTCCAGAATTTTATCGAGATGCCACCTTTTGCGCCGGCTAAGGGGGCGGAATTCAACAATCTGCACCTTATCGCCGATACCGCACTCGTTGGACGGATCATGTGCCATGAATTTGGTGTGGCGACGGATGAATTTTTTATACAGGGGGTGCTTAACGAGGGTCTCACAACGAACGACAATTGTCTTGTCGGCTTTGTCGGAGACAACAACGCCGGTCAGCACGCGCCTGTTTCCTTTCAGATTAAGCTCTGCCATGGCTTATGCTCCCAGTTCCTTTTCACGCTGCACGGTGAGGATCTTTGCGATGTCTTTTTTAACATCGGACAGTCTCTGGGTGTTTTCCAGCTGAGCAGTAGCGTGCTGGAAACGAAGGTTGAAAAGCTCCTGACGAGCTTCTGCAAGCTTCTCATTCAGAGCAGCGTTGTCGAGTTCACGAAGTTCTTTGGCTTTCATTTTACAATCCCTCCTTGACTACAATGGTAGTTTTAACAGGAAGCTTGTGAGATGCACGGACCAAAGCTTCTTTGGCCAGTTCAATATCAACGCCCTTAACTTCGTACAGAATACGACCGGGTTTAACCGGGGCAACCCAACCGACTGGGGAACCTTTACCTTTACCCTGTCTGACTTCAGCAGGCTTGGCAGTGATAGGCATGTCGGGGAAAACCCTGATCCAAACCTGACCGCCACGCTTGATGTGACGCATGATAGCGATACGAGCTGATTCAATCTGGTTGTTGGTAAGTTTTCCGTGTTCCAGAGTCTTAATCGCGATATCGCCAAAAGCGATAGTAGAACCGCGCTGGGCTTTACCTTTCAGACGACCTTTCTGACGTTTACGGAATTTAACTTTCTTAGGTGATAGCATTACTGTTCCACCTCGTGGTCGAGAATTTCACCTTTGAAGATCCAGACCTTGATGCCAATGACACCGTAGGTGGTGTTAGCTCTTGCTACACCGTAATCGATGTCAGCTCTAAGAGTCTGAAGGGGCACACGGCCATCGCGGTACCATTCGGTACGAGCAATTTCAGCACCGGCAAGACGACCGGCACAAGCCACTTTGATACCCTCTGCGCCGAACTTGCGGGCAAGGCCCACAATGCGCTTCATAGCGCGGCGGAAAGCCACACGGCGCTCAAGCTGCTGTGCAATATTTTCAGCAACGAGCTGCGCGTCGGTTTCGGGACGGCGAATTTCATTTACTTCGAGAGCGAATTCTTTATTGAATTTTCTACGAAGATCTTCACGGAGCTTTTCGATCTCAACACCTTTACGGCCGATAACGATACCGGGACGTGCAGTGTGGATGATCAGACGGATTTTGCCGCCGGCACGCTCAATCTCGATTTTGGAGACACCTGCGTGAAAGATCTTCTCTTTTACATATTTACGAATGCTGTCGTCTTCGTAGACGAAAGCGGGATAGTCCTTACTGGAGAACCATCTGGAAAGCCAGTTCTTGGTGTATCCAAGTCTGAAGCCGTATGGATGTACTTTCTGACCCATGACACTACCCTACATTTCTTTTACTACGACGGTTATATGGCTGGTGCGCTTGCGAATGCGATACGCACGACCCATAGCCCTGGGCTGAATTCTCTTCCAGGTAGGACCTTCGTCAACTTTAACGATGTCCACGCAGAGAGAGTCAACATCCACTCCGGGAATCTGCTCGGCATTAGCCACTGCAGAGTAA encodes the following:
- the rplF gene encoding 50S ribosomal protein L6 produces the protein MSRIGKKPIDIPSGVEVTVGADVVSVKGPKGTITTPVHPMVSFSVADNVVEVKRSGDSRQERAQHGLHRSLLSNCIEGVSKGFSKTLEVVGVGYKVSVQGKNIVLNVGFSHPVNYELPAGIEASAEGNTKLTISGVDKQLVGEVAAQLRRVRPPEPYKGKGVKYIDEQIRRKAGKSGK
- the rpsH gene encoding 30S ribosomal protein S8, with the translated sequence MPVVDPIADMLTRIRNAHGAYHKSVSIPGSKIKTAIAGILKDEGYIVDFTAEDNEINVTLKYVDGKALISGMKKISTPGRRVFVGVEDIPSVLNGLGICILSTSKGVVDGVKAKELNVGGELLCEIW
- a CDS encoding type Z 30S ribosomal protein S14, with amino-acid sequence MARTALKVKAKRKPKFKVREYNRCPICGRPRAFLRKYGICRICFREKALAGELPGVRKASW
- the rplE gene encoding 50S ribosomal protein L5, which codes for MTRLEKIYTDKVAPALNKEFGYKSSMEIPGIKAISLNIGLGEASQNAKLIDGAVEELTAIAGQRAVVTRAKKSIAAFKLREGMPVGSRVTLRRDLMWDFLDKLISFALPRVRDFRGIPDKGFDGRGNFTLGIKELTIFPEIQLDKIEITKGMNVTIVTSAKTDKEGKMLLELLGMPFKK
- the rplX gene encoding 50S ribosomal protein L24; the protein is MNKIHVDDKVMVIAGKDKGKIGKVLKINRKKDTVLVEQVNMVSRHTKPNPYANQPGGIVEKEAPIHISNIQVVCPACTKATRVGVRETEDGKNIRFCKKCNEIID
- the rplN gene encoding 50S ribosomal protein L14 — its product is MIQVESKLDVADNSGAKKVSCIKVLGGSKRRYASVGDIIVVSVKEAMPHSKVKKGAVMKAVVVRTKKEIGRPDGSYIKFDNNSAVLLNNSMDPVGTRIFGPVARELRGAGFMKIVSLAPEVL
- the rpsQ gene encoding 30S ribosomal protein S17, which codes for MAELNLKGNRRVLTGVVVSDKADKTIVVRCETLVKHPLYKKFIRRHTKFMAHDPSNECGIGDKVQIVEFRPLSRRKRWHLDKILEKAV
- the rpmC gene encoding 50S ribosomal protein L29 produces the protein MKAKELRELDNAALNEKLAEARQELFNLRFQHATAQLENTQRLSDVKKDIAKILTVQREKELGA
- the rplP gene encoding 50S ribosomal protein L16 yields the protein MLSPKKVKFRKRQKGRLKGKAQRGSTIAFGDIAIKTLEHGKLTNNQIESARIAIMRHIKRGGQVWIRVFPDMPITAKPAEVRQGKGKGSPVGWVAPVKPGRILYEVKGVDIELAKEALVRASHKLPVKTTIVVKEGL
- the rpsC gene encoding 30S ribosomal protein S3; this translates as MGQKVHPYGFRLGYTKNWLSRWFSSKDYPAFVYEDDSIRKYVKEKIFHAGVSKIEIERAGGKIRLIIHTARPGIVIGRKGVEIEKLREDLRRKFNKEFALEVNEIRRPETDAQLVAENIAQQLERRVAFRRAMKRIVGLARKFGAEGIKVACAGRLAGAEIARTEWYRDGRVPLQTLRADIDYGVARANTTYGVIGIKVWIFKGEILDHEVEQ
- the rplV gene encoding 50S ribosomal protein L22, coding for MEARAIAKYMRISPRKVRLVAENIKGKPVEEALNILKFTPKKGAEMLSKVLYSAVANAEQIPGVDVDSLCVDIVKVDEGPTWKRIQPRAMGRAYRIRKRTSHITVVVKEM